A window of Penaeus monodon isolate SGIC_2016 chromosome 40, NSTDA_Pmon_1, whole genome shotgun sequence contains these coding sequences:
- the LOC119597773 gene encoding calcium-activated chloride channel regulator 1-like — MKGNSPIRGANVIAYVTPPDITASAQEYELLDNGAGADAVSGDGIYSRYMTTFAGEGRYSIKALVKGGSSSSVNNGPPPPPSFPSAGRRRRRSADLSINPRPCCGSIVPYDPDTATPTGNFTRVSSGSSLKVSDPPAPDEDILPPCKVTDLQVAELYGQDEGGSILTLVWTSPGDDHDEGTASDYTFRLTGVRPDLTNKGFGEAPASTLLQFERAALNESGVLVPFGSSVAFNVTYRGDLTFGTEYLVALKAKDEAGNESPVSNVASFFLDQKLALPTWADELIKTLKKSNAEFFSKT, encoded by the exons atgaagggAAACAGTCCCATCCGGGGAGCTAATGTGAT cGCCTACGTCACGCCCCCAGACATCACGGCGAGCGCGCAGGAATACGAGCTCCTAGACAATGGCGCAGGAGCTGACGCGGTTTCAGGCGATGGTATTTACTCCCGCTATATGACAACTTTCGCCGGCGAAGGGCGTTACAGCATCAAGGCCCTG GTGAAGGGAGGGTCCAGCTCCAGTGTCAACAACGGGCCTCCACCGCCGCCCTCATTCCCCTCTGCTGGGCGTCGGCGCCGTCGCTCCGCTGATTTAAGTATTA ATCCCAGGCCTTGCTGTGGCAGCATCGTCCCCTACGACCCAGACACAGCCACTCCAACGGGTAACTTCACTCGAGTCTCTTCAGGAAGCTCACTCAAG GTGTCCGACCCCCCTGCCCCCGACGAAGATATTCTGCCTCCTTGCAAGGTGACCGACCTCCAGGTGGCGGAATTATATGGTCAGGACGAAGGTGGCAGCATCCTCACCCTCGTATGGACCTCACCTGGAGACGACCACGATGAGGGCACAG CGTCAGATTACACCTTCAGGCTGACTGGCGTCCGCCCCGACCTCACCAACAAAGGTTTTGGCGAGGCCCCGGCGAGCACACTCCTGCAGTTCGAGAGGGCGGCCCTGAACGAGAGCGGCGTCCTGGTTCCCTTCGGCTCCTCCGTCGCCTTCAACGTCACCTACAGGGGGGACCTCACCTTCGGCACCGAGTACCTGGTGGCGCTGAAGGCGAAAGACGAGGCGGGGAATGAAAg cCCTGTGTCCAACGTCGCTTCTTTCTTCCTGGACCAGAAGCTCGCTCTTCCGACATGGGCCGACGAACTGATAAAAACACTGAAGAAATCAAACGCTGAGTTTTTCTCGAAGACGTGA